Sequence from the Thalassoglobus sp. JC818 genome:
CACAACTTCATTCGCACCAGATCGAATCAATTTGCGTCGCGTTGATTGGGATTCTCCCCGTGCGATGATGCGAACGTTGTCGTTCAGCTCTCGGGCGGAAAGCGTGATGAAGACATTGGCTGCATCGTTGGGCAGGACGGTCGCGAGTGTTTCCGCGTGAGCGATTCCAACAGCTTCGAGAGTCGCTTCTTCAGTCGCGTCTCCCAGATAGACGAGGTCGCCGAGTTCCTCCGCTTCAATGAGTCGTTCTCTGTTGTTGTCGACAATGACAAACGGGACGCTCGCAGCCCGCAATTCTGCGGTCAAATTCTGACCGACGCGACCGAATCCGCACACAATGACGTGATTCTTGAGCTTCTTAATGCCTTCGGTCATTCGCCTCGCTCCGAGTGCTTTTCTGATTTCGCCTTCCGCGATCATCTGTACGAATCCGCCCATAACGAACACGGCGGAAGTGCATCCTGAGACAATGAATAGAATGGTGAAGATCCGCAGTGATGGATCTTCAATCGGCCGAACTTCACCATAGCCGACGCCATAAATTGTGATGACCACCATGTAGAAAGATTCGAGCAAGCTCCATCCGGCGAACCAATACCCGACCACCGCGATCCCCATGGTCGTGAGGAAAACGATGGTTCCGAGGATGATCTTTCTGGCGGAAGACTGCATGCGGTCCCTTGCGCGTACCTTTCTCCTCTTCCGTCAAGAGCATCTCTGATACCGGTGCGAAGGAAATCTCCTCACCGCTGAAGTACTTCTTCGAAACACTGTTTTTGCAAGGCTTTTGGCTAAGAAAACGACATGCTCAGCCCAAGTCGTCAGCCACTGATCAGGATTTACTGAGCTCTTTCTGGGCAGTCCTGACAATTGTCGGGGCACTTCGGTGATTCAATTTTCGGGCATCTTTTCAAATTCCCATCGAATTTCGTTGACGTAATATGATTACTGTTATACAACTGTAGTCACTTGCAGGGAGTTTCGTGTCGACGAGACTTCAGCAAGCTTCACGATTCCCGGCAGTTGATGAGGCTCTGACCATGTTTGTTCGAGTTGAAAAGGGATCAGCAGTTCCCATCTCACGGCAAATTTCCGATCAGATCAGGGCGCAATGCCTTTCCGGACAGCTTCCTCCCGGAGTTCAAGTTCCATCGGTTCGCCAGCTGGCCCGGGATCTCGCGGTCAATCAAAACACGGTGCTTCGCGTTTACGAAAAATTGACCGCGGAAAGATTTCTTGAAATGAGGCACGGCGAAGGCACCTTCGTCGCGTCGGATCTGCCTTTCGAAGACTTAAACGGGCATCGTTCGAAGTTCACCGAAGAGTTCGGCCAGGTCGTTCGGCAAGGTCGCTTGCTCGGTCTGGATGGTTCGACAATGCACACGCTACTCGATGCCGCACTCGCCGCACCTCTCGAAACAGAAGAGTCGGTAGAGAGTGTATCTGCGATCGAAAACACAAAGGAGCAATCATGACTGAGCCCGTGATTCAGATTCAGAATGTTCGTAAGTCGTTCCAGAACAACACCGTGCTCGATGGACTCAATCTGTCCGTCACTTCCGGGGAAACGTTTGCTTTTCTGGGGCGAAACGGAGTCGGCAAGACGACGACGATTAAGTTAATGATGGGGCTGTTGACCCCCGATGAAGGAGAGTTGTCTCTGCTCGGAGTCAACCCGGTCACTGATCCCGTCAAGCTGCGGAGTATGATTGGTTACCTCGCAGAAGATCAGACCATGTATGACTGGATGCGAGTCGACGAAATCATTCGCTTCGTCGCTCCATTCTATCCAACATGGGATCAAAAACTGGCCAACGAGTATGTCAAACAATTCGAGCTTCCCATTCGGACACGAATTAAACATCTCTCGAAAGGGCAAACGGTGCGGCTGGGACTTGTGTTGGCCCTATCTCACCGGCCCGAGTTAGTCATTCTGGATGATCCCGCTCTCGGTTTAGACCCGATTATGAGGCGAGATTTTAACCGCGATCTCGTGACGCATCTCCAAGCTGAGGGGCGAACCGTTTTATATAGTTCGCACCTGCTCTATGAAGTCGAAGCTGTCGCTGACACCGTCGCCATTCTCCACGAGGGAAAAATCGTTCGAGTGGCAGCTACTGAAGACTTAAGGAGAGATGTCAAGCGGATCACGCTCAGCTCACAAGACCTCTCGAAAGTCGGAACGCAATTTCAAGTTCTCGACGGACGCCTGTTGGTCAACGAGGCAAGTCTTGTCGTCGACAATGCTCCGAAGGCGGTTCAGATTCTTGATCAGGAAGGGATCGCTTACCGGACGTCTGATCTGAACCTCGACGAAATCTTCGAAGCCTTTGTGATGGGGGATAAGAGGATTCGCCTCGAGTGGCCAGAGCGTGAATCAGTCGCTGTCCCCAGCGTTACATAACACCTGATGCCTGTCGTTTCATTGAAACCTGCAGTAGATCTCATTCCTGCTTAAATCAAAGCAGATTGTAATTCGGTACGAAGGTAAGTAAGCCATGTCGATCTGGTCTACGCTTCTCTGGAAAGAGTGGAACGAGAATAAGTGGAAACTCTTGTCTCTCACATTCATCGCGCTCGCAGTCTGTGCCGGGGCGCTTGTTGAAAGTCTCCGCGAAATCGAATTCGCCGTCATCGCGACGTACTATGGGTACGTTCTGTTTGCACCGATATACGTCGTGATGGGAGTCACCGCCGGAGAATGGGCGTCCGGTGCCATCGAGTTTTCAAAGAACTTGCCGGTCTCGCTAAGAAAAGTGGCAACTGCCCGATTGCTCGTCGGGTGGATCGTTCTCATTGTTCCTGTCATTTGTGTTGCTGTTTTCAGCTCCGGGTTGATCGCAGCACTTGAGTGGACGGACGTCGAAATTGGAATCTTCCATTCTGTTTCAACTGGCATGAACCTCGACCCGCAGCAAGCACTTTGGGTGATTGCTGGCATTGCCTGCGGAGTTGTGACAACACTCTATTTCTGGTTATCGGTCGCCTGTCTGAATCAAGCTACCGAATTGCGGGCAGCGATGATTGGAGTGTTGACATTTATTGTGAGTTTCTGGTTCGGAATTATTATGTGGGCTATGAACGGAGCACCGACGACGGCAGCGCTTTCTCCAAGTTGGATCATCGGAGCTTCGTCACCGGTTTATTGGATGGTCTTACCAAATCTCGAGGCAGTGCACTTGCGCAGGTGGCTGCTGGTCGGTTTAGGGGCACAGGGACTCTTGGTGATAACAGTTTGCTATTACTTCATCCGGTCGTACGGAACGCGACTTCGTGAATGGAACTGGCTCCCGCGCATTAGTTGGCCGTCGCTTGAGCAAAGTGAACCTTCCAATTCCCTCAGTGCTCCATTCTCATCTCAAATGAAAGCATTGGTTTGGATGCAACTCCGACAAACACTGCCTTTGGCTATCAGCGGACTAGTCGTTGTGTTTGTACTGACATTGCTGGCGTTCCAAGGCCCGGCGGGAGTGGCGAGGCAGATGGGAACGAATCCGTTTCAGGTCGCGATCATTAGCGTCGCTGCTCTCCTAATTGGCTCGACGACATTTGTTCCCGATTTCTCTCCAAAGCTCTATCACTTCTGGAGATCGCGTCCCATCCCTCCCATGAGATGGTTCTGGTTAAAATACCTGTCTGGCCTGTTTGTAATTATCTGTTGTGTCGATTTGCCAATTCTGATCCTTCATGGGTCAGGAATACTCCCAACTTCATCGGGGCTGTTCTCGGGGATCTTTCCAATGCTCCTGCACTGGATCATTTACAGCATCGCCGTTCTGGCAGCCTGTTTAGTAAGGCATCCGATTTATTCTCCCGTCCTTGCGTTATGCACAATCTTGACTGTCCTACTACTTCCAGTCATTTTCCAGTTCCCGGATTTCCTCTCGTTCGGTGAAATGTTCGAAGCTGTCAGGACGAGCTCCGTCCCCCAATTCTCCAACAGATACCGCTTCGACTCTTGGACGGCGAGCCTCGTCTCAGATCGCGTGTTCGTTGCGTTCTTCGTAGGACTCATGCAAGCCACCGTCATCAGCGCAACTGCGACCATCCTCGCGGCAAGCGTTACCAAACGAGACATCAATCTCAGCCCATGACTTCGAGAAGTTGTGGAAAGGAGTCGTGACACGCTTACTTGTCTGTCTGCGTTATTCAAAACGGTAACAAGATCGAATTCGAAAGGACTTCCTTGATTCGGACAAGTTTCGTGTAGGATTGAATCTGCGGGTAACTGGCTCGTTGAGCCTCCTCAAGACTCGGCAGGTTCTCGATGATGAAACTTACGAATTGTCCAAATCTAACCTTCTTCGGCGAAGTTGATCGAATACAGGCTTCTTTCCGTTCCTTCGAGTCGGACGTCTCGCGAGGACACCGCAGGGGCATTGGTGTGAGTGCAGGCGTATTCTTTCTATGCGTCGGGGCGTTGCAGTTCTTGGTGAGCAGTCGTTTGGTTTCTGCGGACGAGCCAAGACTAAGCGATGAAGCTCTTGTCTGGGCACAGCGTGTTGTGGAGTCAGCAGGGCAGATCGAGGATAAGCAGCAGAAGATAATTGCTCAGGCCGATCTGGCAAGAGTTTACCGTTGGATGGGGCAAGCTCTGAAGTCTCGCGAAGCGGCAATTGCGTTGGGGCCTTCAGGCCGGGAAGGGCTGCAGATCGCTGCTTGTCGACACGCGACCATCGCTTTGAAAGAAGCCGGCCTCGACGATGAGATGGATGAAGTCATCGCATTGGCTGAAGCGGCGAATAGTCGAGGACATCTGTCGTACGGCTTGATGGATATCTATCTCCATGCTGATCGAATCGACCTCGCGTTGAGATTCGCGGCCGAAGACAAGGGCAACTCACGATATCGCCAATTGGCGACGTTGTTGTGTACTCAGCAGAAAATCGATACCGCTCTCGAATTAGTCAATGAACATATCAAGTCGAGTGATGACCGAGACAATTTGTTTGTTGAAATGGTGCAGGTGTGTGTTCAGAGCGAACATTCAGAGTCAGCAATACCGATTCTTGATCAGATCGAATCTCGACAGCTAGTACATCGCGCCCAGGATTTACTCTCTTCGTCACAGGAAAGTGAGCAAAGCTTGGCTGCTCGCGTCGTCATTTACTCCAAGATGACAGATCGTCAAGTTAAGACCGATACGGCCTTGCCACTCGCAAAAGCACTGATCGATGAAGGCCGTTTGAAACAAGCTGCTGAAATACTTGACCAGGCGGTTGAGGTCATCGAAAACCAGCCCATAGGAACTCAATCTTCCAAATTCGGGACTTATGGAGATTTGGCGTCGATCGCAAGACTGCGGACGATGAATTACTCCATCAGTAAATCGCACTTCGATCGCAACGACAAATCTGCTGCGGAGCACCATTTGAGAATTGCGGATGAGGCTTATACGAGTCTCTATGAGCGTTCACTCCTCGTCCGCTGGCCGATGGAATTCGTTCGAGCGTATTTGCTACTTCACATCGGACGTTTGCAAGAAGTGGAAGCAATGCTCGACAGTGCAAAAGATGATACCACCCGCGACATGATGGCTTCGGTTCTTTCTGCACACTTGATAAAGCAAAATCGAATTGATGAAGGAATGAAATACTATCAACAGATCACCGAAGATGGCTACAGAAGACAGGATGTTGCCGTTGCTCTCTTAGAAGTCAACGAGCAGGAGGTGGCAGCGGAAGTGTTGAACGACATGGGTGACGAAGATCGAAACTCAGTCATCCAGAAATTCGCCAGAGCAGTCGCCGAAACACGCACTGCAAGTGAGCTGGAGACGATCTACGCTGGTCTCAGTTCTCCAGTCTTTCAATGCCACTTTGCCAGCACTGTGTTCGATGAATTGAATCAGTAATTCGCCTTTGCTCTTTAAGTTCTCAAGGTGAATCGGACTTCAATTGTGTGGAAGTATTTGCTAAGTCCAGAACTTGCGACGTTCGAGTGCTTCGAAGCTGGCTTCGTGGCCTAATCTGGTTATTGCTGGGAACGTGCTTGTATTTGATAGTCCATCGAGACAGGAGAACTTCGCATTCGACTCATGGAGACTGTTCGATGTGCGTTTCATTCACAGAATTTCCAAACGCCTATCTACTGATTCTGGGGAACTGACTGTACAGTTTCGGATCTCTTCTCAAAGCCACGCCGGCAGGTGAGTATGAGCACGACGGTGACAATGATCATTGGCAAAATGTTTGATGCAAATCTCAAAGGTTCATGAGAAAACAACTGTAAGCCTGGATGCTGTAAAGCCTTTGAGAAGCTTTCTATCGTCATCAAGAATACATCGCCGATGTGATTTGTGAACCAGATTCCAATCGCGAGGCAGGTACAGGCCAGAATTGGGTCGCGGGGGCGTGTTGCGATGGTAAACCCAATCACTGTGGAGACAACGATAAGTTCGTACAGACCGATGCTCCAACTGCTCATCCTTTCGAATTGATCCGGGTCAATCGTCGCTGCAGGGGCGAAGATGGAAGTTGTCGTATCTTCCACCACTCCGCGAAGTGAAAACAATGCGATTACGATAAGCACAGCGAGGCTGATCTTTGCGGCGGTCAGGATAGTGCGGCGCGACATTGCATTTGATCCGGAGAGTATCTCAGCTGTTATTTCTCAAGTGATCGAATTGTAACATAACAGTATCGCAGAAAGCAGCCAGGGGAGTTTGGAAGTATTTGAATTTCGCAGTGTTGCGGCAACTTCAAATACTGGCGTCTGGCGTCACCTAATCATATTCTAGAGGCTCGGAAAAACCGTATTTAGTTTTTAAGTAGGCTGGGATTTCGCCGAATTGCTTATCGTGAGACGAAAGCCAATCGATGCAGAGGTTTTTCAGGTCTTCGGGACATGGCAGTTCGTAGATGCGGTCAGACCATGCTCCCACGTACCACATTTCATTGGCTGAAGAGGCCCAGAAACTGATTCCCGAATAGCCCCGTCCTGGAATTCGCCGGCTTGCGAAGACAGCTCTTTGCGAAGACTCGATTGCTTTCAAATCAATCTCTTCGACATATCCGAAATAGCCAGCTTGCTCGATATGACGGAGCAGGTCATTGAGTGTCATTGCGGCTCCTGAGGTGTGGGTTGCTCCGAAAACTATTTGTCTTTGCTGTTCTTGTGGTCATCCGTGGTGCGATTATGCCATAAGTGCTTGGAGTTCAAATCCGTCTTTAGGATCGCCTTCGAGGTTCGAATCGAATAGTAGAGAGTCGCAATGGTGATGACCGTAAATACGTGTGGGAAATGGACAAAGCTATTAAGCGAATCCTGAAGGGTCTGATAGTTGTTCCCGAAGCTTTGGAATGATCGCGGCCCCAGTGGATCGTCATCGCTGAAGTACATGACCCAGTTGAAGACACAGAACAAAGTGGCCCCGAGTGATGCGAACCAGAGTCCGAATAGGAAAAGCCATGCTTCAAATTGTGACATCGCTGTGACGTGGTTTCGTGGGCCCATGATCGCTCAGTGGTCAGATTACGCAAAGTGACTAAGCAGAGAATTCTTGGTTGCAAATCAGGTTGACGACCTCGATGGCTCTCTTGCAAGGGTTAGTGCGTTTTCAGCTCTTAGATCTTGAAACTACTCCCGTTGAAAAGTGGTTGACGTGAAACGGCACTAATTGGTGTGATCGTTCACCTTGAGCGGATGTTGTTTCGAATTTATTCATCAAGCTTGGTTGAAGACTCACTCGAATGCAAGCTTTTTTGGCTTTGGTTGATTGGCGAGGATTTTTCACAACCGCACTTGCATAAGTGAACGGACGGCATTGAAGAGTGAGGAACATCCTCCTTATCGCACATGTAAGATTATAGTTGTTCGGCTTTCTTGGAGTCCGGACACTCCGTCGGGTTCACTTGAGTTCGTTCAAAGCTTTGAGGATGCGCTTTTCCAGGCCGAAGGTGTAGAGTGATATTCGCAAGTATTGAATCACGCGAACGATGATCCATAGTACGGTGCCAGCGGCGAGTCCTGCTCCAAAATTCCCATCTGCAAACAGAGTCGACATGCCGAACAGAAATAGCCAGGTGATCAATCCAGGATAGAAGTACTTCCCAACATCTTTCACGATGTCCCAGGAAGAGTTGACCATCGACCACTAATTGTTTGAGTGGTTTTCAATCGCCAAAGCGTAGTTCTCGCCATTCGGTTTCAGGGCATTCAGCCAGGTGACGTGATGTCCGTTTCGAAGGGAAATTGCATTGTCCCAAAACCAGAACGGGCCTGTTTCCTGGTCGCCATTTCGGATGTAGAACTCTCGGTAGATGTGGTTCTCAGTCCAAGCTTGGTCCCCCTGGACGTTCACGGATGTTGTTTGCCTCTCATGCAGTCCGGTGACCATTCCGGATGATTGGGAAATGTTTCTGAAACGACCTGCAATTTTGACACCGTTCATTGGATTGCTCACAGATAGATTGGTGAATGCCGACGCAGTACTCGATGCTCGCCGTTGCGAAGAGTGTGCAGTGGATGGCGATGTTTTCGAGGTTCATAAGACTTGGCGCAATCTCCAGAGGTTCTGTGCAATTTGTTTCAGGTTTTCTTCAACGGCCTGGGGGTCGAAAAATCTCAGATCTTCCATCGGGGTTGGCTGGTTCAGCGTGAGTTGCAAATGAAGTCGGGGTTGTTCGAATGGTTCGAAGCTGGTAATCAGGTTTCGATCGGCGATGGACGCGGTGAACTTGCTTGCTCTGATTGACTTCGCAGGCTTGGCACTGCTTAGAAAACATCAAGTCGGCTATTCAACCTGGAGGAGATTCTGATGAGTGCTATGAAATCCGCAGCTGTGTTTCTACTTTGCATGGCATGGGCGGGTATCTCATTAGCAGAGCACTTCACCTATGGTGATGACGTTGTCGCTGGCGTTCACGATGAACAGTTTTCCGGGAAGCACTGTCGAATTTCCGTCTACGGGCCAACCGGCGGATCTTATGTGTCAGGCACCTACCAGGATCCCAATGGTGAACTCCGGATCTCGGTTGACCGATACAGCTACCTGGAAGTTCGCGGATCAGCGCGGAAGGTTGTCGTGACGTTTATTGATCGCAACAGCAACGTCAATCTGGAGCATCTCAAAGTGGGGACAGGTGGAATTGAGATTCACAGCGTCAACAGGCGATCCAAAGTCGACATCGGAGAAAGCCTCGGCCACGTGACTCTTAAGTCTGTCGAAGCGTCTTCAATCTCTGTGCCGCATGGCACGCATGTGATTGGAGAAGATCGAATGCGAGACGGAGCACGCCTGTTCTTCGAAGGCCGCACCACGCAAGCCTATGTCGATGAGTAGTTTTGGGAATCGGGCTGCGTCGATCAGAGAGAGCATTTCTTGTTACAGTGCGGTAGAATGAGC
This genomic interval carries:
- a CDS encoding NAD-binding protein; this translates as MQSSARKIILGTIVFLTTMGIAVVGYWFAGWSLLESFYMVVITIYGVGYGEVRPIEDPSLRIFTILFIVSGCTSAVFVMGGFVQMIAEGEIRKALGARRMTEGIKKLKNHVIVCGFGRVGQNLTAELRAASVPFVIVDNNRERLIEAEELGDLVYLGDATEEATLEAVGIAHAETLATVLPNDAANVFITLSARELNDNVRIIARGESQSTRRKLIRSGANEVVMPAAVGAHRIAQLIKLPHQTLLTCNSDQTTRMNDELQPLGVSIEEFVVREGTDLAHRSIGEIEHRSERGIVVLSIRKTDAEEIRAPDPDVRISPGDVVVFIGHVTAMKRLNQFNKSNTVIYRGARIQ
- a CDS encoding GntR family transcriptional regulator, which codes for MFVRVEKGSAVPISRQISDQIRAQCLSGQLPPGVQVPSVRQLARDLAVNQNTVLRVYEKLTAERFLEMRHGEGTFVASDLPFEDLNGHRSKFTEEFGQVVRQGRLLGLDGSTMHTLLDAALAAPLETEESVESVSAIENTKEQS
- a CDS encoding ABC transporter ATP-binding protein is translated as MTEPVIQIQNVRKSFQNNTVLDGLNLSVTSGETFAFLGRNGVGKTTTIKLMMGLLTPDEGELSLLGVNPVTDPVKLRSMIGYLAEDQTMYDWMRVDEIIRFVAPFYPTWDQKLANEYVKQFELPIRTRIKHLSKGQTVRLGLVLALSHRPELVILDDPALGLDPIMRRDFNRDLVTHLQAEGRTVLYSSHLLYEVEAVADTVAILHEGKIVRVAATEDLRRDVKRITLSSQDLSKVGTQFQVLDGRLLVNEASLVVDNAPKAVQILDQEGIAYRTSDLNLDEIFEAFVMGDKRIRLEWPERESVAVPSVT